One Candidatus Obscuribacterales bacterium genomic window carries:
- a CDS encoding DUF4035 domain-containing protein, which yields MSVAQAQREINLVEFVHWQAFYKIEPFGEQRDDFRNGYLMSLLANINKSKDARAFKAIDFMPFIDGGTREEQSLEEQARILERYVRNTSNG from the coding sequence ATGTCGGTTGCTCAAGCTCAAAGAGAAATCAATCTAGTTGAGTTTGTTCACTGGCAAGCCTTTTACAAGATCGAACCATTTGGCGAACAGAGAGACGATTTCAGGAACGGTTATCTGATGAGCTTGTTGGCAAACATCAATAAGAGTAAGGATGCAAGAGCCTTCAAGGCGATTGACTTTATGCCCTTTATTGATGGTGGCACTCGTGAAGAACAAAGTCTTGAAGAACAAGCTCGCATACTGGAACGTTACGTAAGGAACACAAGCAATGGCTAA
- a CDS encoding phage tail length tape measure family protein, whose protein sequence is MAKVGAVTMEMQADIGSFTRNINKAVNETNSAVKKIQGSFTGLQNLMIGFGASFSIGQIVQEAAESELAMKQLEATIRSTGGTAGISAQELGDLSSQLQQTSTYSDEAIQNMESLLLTFTNIGGEVIPRASQAILDMSTKLGIDLNSAAMKAGKALNDPINGIASLSKMGITFTESQKKVMEQMVHAGHAADAQAMILEKLEGKYAGAAAAARDTLDGALKSLSLSFTDLLEQIGLDSKGGLRYGTELLITSFQYLAAHSKEVEKGLLAIAVASASVVAVQLPANISTLALGMGNLARALNPVTLGFGLLIGSIILFDDQITKARKDLYSFLHIPLSKSEAMGFVETITNLTSKGFSTLAKTMPDVSKIIEDTNKRIADLTRLSGKAGNALAVDFGDAVEKSKKKVKSLKEQMDELFQKDYQEGINNMIANQKALDEQLKGAVQGMLSPWDTYTQNVGKLMELARQFPQNAAEMSFAIRKLSQEFAQSTPEVQRFNETAQKLKQEFAASMDATIHKGEELRKQASDTIDMLDLKMADMEKGFFSLGDASKQLGNNIVTAFDQAIFSGKSLTDVVKNLGMAILRIAEQQFILTPLQNFIAGIPSMLGGLFKPSSSQLGGGIPLQGPIHLPMLASGGSLSAGQLSIVGEKGPELFLPKSDGTVIPNGAFGGTSRPNVTVNIINQTDSRIVQQRTVNPDGSEDFNVLVMKAVTNGVQNGDAELMAAFRNARATGRM, encoded by the coding sequence ATGGCTAAAGTCGGCGCGGTTACGATGGAGATGCAAGCTGATATTGGTAGCTTTACGCGCAATATCAACAAAGCAGTCAACGAAACTAATAGCGCTGTTAAGAAGATTCAAGGTTCTTTCACCGGATTACAAAATCTGATGATTGGTTTTGGAGCCAGCTTTAGCATTGGTCAGATAGTGCAAGAGGCTGCTGAATCAGAGCTGGCAATGAAGCAGCTGGAAGCAACCATTAGATCCACTGGTGGTACAGCCGGGATTTCTGCTCAAGAGTTAGGGGATTTGTCTAGCCAGCTTCAACAGACTTCCACCTACTCTGATGAAGCAATCCAGAATATGGAATCGTTGCTTCTGACATTCACCAATATTGGTGGCGAAGTAATTCCGCGCGCCTCTCAAGCGATCCTTGATATGTCCACGAAGCTTGGGATCGATCTGAATTCGGCAGCCATGAAAGCTGGCAAGGCTCTTAATGACCCAATCAATGGAATAGCTTCTCTATCCAAGATGGGCATTACTTTCACCGAGAGCCAGAAGAAAGTAATGGAACAGATGGTTCATGCCGGTCATGCTGCCGATGCTCAAGCCATGATTTTGGAAAAGTTGGAAGGCAAGTATGCCGGTGCTGCCGCTGCCGCAAGAGACACGCTTGATGGTGCTCTTAAATCCTTGAGCTTGAGTTTTACTGATTTGCTTGAGCAGATAGGTCTAGATTCTAAAGGTGGTTTGCGTTATGGCACTGAGTTGCTGATTACCAGCTTCCAGTATCTTGCGGCTCATTCAAAAGAAGTAGAGAAGGGCTTATTAGCAATTGCAGTAGCTTCGGCTTCTGTTGTTGCCGTTCAATTGCCAGCAAATATTTCAACTCTAGCGCTAGGAATGGGTAACTTAGCTAGAGCTTTAAACCCTGTGACTCTCGGGTTCGGCTTGCTCATTGGCTCAATCATTTTATTTGATGATCAAATTACAAAGGCTAGAAAAGATCTATACAGCTTTCTGCATATTCCATTGTCAAAGAGTGAAGCAATGGGTTTTGTGGAAACCATAACAAACCTTACATCTAAAGGCTTTTCTACTTTAGCTAAGACGATGCCGGATGTTTCAAAAATCATTGAGGATACCAATAAACGTATTGCTGATTTAACCCGCCTTTCTGGCAAGGCGGGCAATGCTCTAGCTGTTGATTTCGGTGATGCCGTCGAGAAATCCAAGAAAAAAGTTAAGAGCCTGAAAGAACAGATGGATGAACTCTTCCAGAAGGACTATCAGGAAGGCATCAACAACATGATTGCCAACCAGAAGGCTTTGGATGAACAGCTTAAAGGTGCTGTTCAAGGAATGCTTTCGCCGTGGGATACGTACACCCAGAATGTCGGCAAGCTCATGGAACTTGCAAGACAGTTTCCACAGAATGCTGCTGAAATGTCTTTTGCCATTCGGAAACTCTCACAAGAATTCGCGCAATCCACACCGGAAGTTCAGAGGTTCAATGAAACCGCTCAGAAGTTGAAGCAAGAGTTTGCAGCGAGCATGGATGCAACGATTCACAAGGGTGAGGAACTCCGCAAACAAGCGTCTGATACTATCGACATGCTTGATCTCAAAATGGCTGATATGGAGAAGGGTTTCTTCAGTCTAGGTGATGCCTCTAAACAATTAGGCAACAATATCGTCACTGCTTTTGACCAGGCGATTTTCTCTGGCAAGAGCCTTACTGATGTCGTTAAGAATCTTGGGATGGCTATTCTTAGGATTGCGGAACAGCAGTTCATTCTGACGCCATTGCAGAATTTTATAGCTGGCATTCCAAGTATGCTTGGTGGTTTATTCAAGCCAAGTTCTTCTCAGCTCGGTGGTGGAATTCCGTTACAGGGACCGATTCATCTTCCGATGTTAGCTTCGGGTGGTTCTCTCTCTGCTGGTCAGCTTTCAATTGTTGGAGAGAAAGGACCAGAATTATTTCTTCCGAAATCTGACGGAACAGTTATTCCTAATGGCGCTTTCGGCGGCACCTCTCGCCCTAACGTCACCGTCAATATCATCAATCAGACAGATTCGAGAATCGTTCAACAAAGAACGGTTAATCCGGATGGCTCCGAAGATTTCAACGTACTCGTAATGAAAGCGGTTACTAATGGCGTTCAGAATGGTGATGCT